A segment of the Catenuloplanes nepalensis genome:
CGATCACCGGCCTGACATCACCGCCGTGGGCCGTGTCAGCGATCTGTGCCCGTGCTGTCAGCGGTGTCCCGCAGTCTTCGGACGGCAACACCGGGAGACGACACGAGGGGTGACCATGACCGCCGCATTCCAGGCCGAGGGCCTGGTGAAACGCTATGGGAAGACGACCGCGCTGGATGGTGTGGACCTGACGGGCACGCCGGGGACCGTGCTCGGCGTGCTGGGGCCGAACGGCGCGGGCAAGACCACCGCGGTACGGATCCTGGCCACGCTGCTGCGCCCCGACGGCGGGCGTGCCACGGTCGGCGGGTTCGACGTGGTCAAGGATGCGGTCAAGGTGCGGCGCCTGATCGGGCTCACCGGGCAGTACGCGTCCGTCGACGAGGACCTGACCGGCATGCAGAACCTGCAGTTGATCGCGGCCCTGCTCGACTACCGCAGCGCCGAGGGCAAGGCGCGCGCGGTGGAGCTGCTGGGGCAGTTCGACCTGACCGACGCCGGGGGACGGCCGGTCAAGACGTACTCCGGGGGTATGCGCCGCCGCCTCGACCTGGCCGCGAGCCTGGTCGGCCGGCCGGACGTGATCTACCTGGACGAGCCGACCACCGGGCTCGACCCGGCCAAGCGCGACGACGTCTGGGCGATGGTCCGCAACCTGGTCACCGAGGGCGTGACCGTGCTGCTCACCACGCAGTACCTGGAGGAGGCGGACGCGCTCGCGGACGAGATCTCCGTGATCAACCACGGCAGGGTGATCGCGCACGGCACGCCGGCGCAGCTCAAGCACATCGTCGGCGGTCAGACCGTGGTGGTCCGGCCGCTCGATCCGGAGCACGTGCCAGCGGTCGCGGACATCCTGCGGGGCGTCGCGGGCGTGACCCCGGAGTCGCCCAGCCGTGGCGTGCTGACCGTGCCGGTCGACGGCGACGCCGCGCTCGGCCACGTGGTCCGGCAGCTGGAGTCCGCGGGCATCCCGGTGCTGGAACTGGCGCTGCGCCTGCCCAGCCTGGACGAGGTCTTCTTCAGCCTGACCGGGCGCCACGAGCTGCAGGAGGCGGCGGCATGAGCACGACCACCCTGTTGCGGGACGCCCACGCGATCCCGGAGCGCCCGCAGCCACGGCCGTTCGGCCTGCTCCGGCACAGCCTGCAACTGGCGAAGCGCAGCCTGCTGAAGACGCTCCGCACGCCGGAGCAGCTGCTGGACGTGACGCTTCAGCCGATCCTGTTCGTCGTCATCTTCGTCTACCTGCTCGGCGGTGCGATCGCCGGATCCACCCACGACTACCTGCAGTTCCTGCTGCCGGCGATCATGGTGCAGACGATCATGTTCGCGTCCACGGTGACCGGCACCAACCTGAACACCGACATCGAGAAGGGCGTCTTCGACCGTTTCCGCAGCCTCCCGATCGCCCGTTCCGCGCCGCTGGTCGGCTCCGTGCTCGGCGACCTGATCCGCTTCGTGGTCGCGATCGTCGTGCTGCTGACGTTCGGCTACGCGATCGGCTTCCGGATCGGCACCGACCCGCTCCAGCTCCTCGCCGCCGCGCTGGTCACCATGGTCTTCGGCTTCTGCCTGAGCTGGGTCACGGTTCTGATCGGCATGATCGTCCGGTCGCCCGGTGCGGTCCAGGGCCTCGGCTTCCTGGTCATGTTCCCGCTGACCTTCGGCACGAACATGATGGTCCCCACCGACACCCTCCCCGGCTGGCTCCAGGCCTGGGTCAAGATCAACCCCGCCACCCACGCGATGGAGGCCGCCCGCGCCCTGATGCTCGGCACCCCCGACGCCACCGGCCCGGTCCTCAAGACCCTCGCCTGGTCCGCCGGACTCCTGCTGGTCTTCGCTCCCTTGGCGGTGCGCGCCTACCGTCGCCGCACCTGACGACACGGCTTGGTCCCGGGACTCGCCTCCGCCGCCGACTTCCGGCGGTGGAGGCGAAGGGCGTCACGGTCTATCGGCGCGGACGGTCCGGCTTGGTGCTTGTTCGCAGCGCGCGCTGCGCCCGCGCGGGGTTTCCTCGTCGATGTCGATGTCGATGTCGATGTCGATGATCGTGCGAGCCATGTATCGAGGCTGTTGCCGGTGTATCCAGGCATCAAGCGCCGGATCGAGTGACCGATCGGCGGTGTCCTCGGCAGCCTCCGCCCACGGCTCGTCATCCAGGGCCGGGATACGTCGCAGGGATGACGGCGGGCTGCGCCCGGTGGGGGAGTCGGTGCGGGTGCCGGGGTGAGACAGTGGGCTGGTGCGGGTGGGGATTCTGGGGCCGCTGGAGGTGGCCGCCGACGGGGTGGCCGTCGAGGTGGCCGGTGGGCGGCTGCGCGCGCTGCTGATCAGGCTGGCGCTGGAGCCGGGCCGGGCCGTTTCCGTCGCGACGCTCGCGGACGCGCTGTGGGCGGAGGAAGCGCCGGGCGACCCGGTCGGCGCGATCCAGCAGCTCGTGTCGAGGCTGCGGCGGGCGCTGCCGGACGGTGCGGTGCTCCGCTCGACCCCGGCCGGTTACGTGCTGGAGCTGCCGGCCGACGCCGTCGACGCGGTGCGGTTCGAGCGGCTGGTCGCGGAGGGCCGGCAGGCGCTCCGAGCCGGTCGGCCCGCGGAGGCCGGTGCGGTGCTGTGCGACGCGCTGCGCCTGTGGCGCGGTGCCGCGCTCGCGGACGCGGCGGACGCGCCCTACGCGCAGGGCGCGGCGGCCCGGCTGGAGGAACTGCGGCTCGCCGCGGCGGAGGACCGGGCCGAGGCGGAGCTGGCTGCGGCCGGTGACGCCGGTGTGCCGGCCGAGCTGATCGCGGAGCTGGGCGAGCTGGAGGCCGCACACCCGCTGCGGGAGCGGATCCACGCGCTGCGCATGCGCGCGCTGATCGCGGACGGCCGGGTCGCGGAGGCGCTGACCGTCTACGCGGAGCTGCGCGAACGGCTCGCCGGCACGCTCGGCGTGGACCCGTCGCCGGAGGTACAGGCGGTGCACCTGGCCGCGCTGCGCCACCGCCCGGGGCCGGCCGCCGCACCGATGGCCGGGACGAACCTGCGCGCACCGATCACCAGCTTCGTCGGCCGCGAGGCCGAGCGCACGCTGCTCATCAAGCAGCTGACCGAGGGTCGCCTGGTCACGCTGGTCGGTCCCGGCGGTGCCGGAAAGACCCGCTTGGCCACCACGGTCGCCCACGAGATCCACGAGGGCCCGCGCGACACGGCCGCCGGGGGCGTACCGCGTGGTGGGGTCTGGCTGGTGGAGCTGGCGCCGGTGGCGGCGGACGGGGATGTGGCGCAGGCCGCGCTCGGGGCGCTGCAGAAGCTGCGGGTGACCTCGTTCGGCGCGGCGCGGGCGCCCGGCGGCACGATCGACCGGCTGGTGGAGCTGCTGGCGCCGCATGACGCGGTGCTGGTACTGGACAACTGCGAGCACGTGATCGCGGGCGCGGCCCGGCTCGCGGACGAACTGCTCGGCAGCTGCCCGCGACTGCGGATCATCGCGACCAGCCGGGAGCGCCTCGGGATCGCCGGTGAGGCGCTCTGCCCCGTACCCCCGCTGGATCTTCCCGCTCCGCACGCCGGTGCGGCCGAAGCGCTCGGCTGGGCGTCGGTGCGGCTGTTCCGGGACCGGGCGGTCGCGGTGCGGCCGGACTTCGCGGTGGACGCGGCGACCGTGGGCGCGGTGGTGGAGGTCTGCCGCCGGCTGGACGGGATGCCGCTGGCGATCGAGCTGGCCGCGGCGCGGCTCCGGGCGCTGCCGATCCAGGAGGTGGTGCGGCGGCTGGACGACCGGTTCGCGCTGCTGACCGGCGGCAGCCGGACCGCGCTGCCTCGCCATCGCACGCTGCGCGCGGTGGTCTCCTGGAGCTGGGATCTGTTGGACGACGCGGAGGCGCTGCTCGCGGCGCGGCTGGCCGTGTTCCCGGGCGCGTTCACGCTGGCGGACGCGGAGACCGTCTGCGACGTCCCGGGCGACGTGCTGCTCTCGCTGGTGGACCGCTCGCTGGTGCAGACCGCGTCCGCGGCCGAGCCTCGCTATCGCATGCTGGACACCATCGCGGCGTACGCGGCCGAGCGCCTGGACGCCTCCGGCGGCACGCATGCGACCCGGGCGGCGCACGCGCGGCACTTCCTGGCGCTCGCCGAGGAGGCCGAGCCGCACCTGCGCCGCGCGGAACAGCTGGAATGGCTGGCGAAACTGGACGGCGCGCACGACGACCTGATCGCGGCACTGCGGTTCGCGGCGGAAACCCACGATTCCGACTTGGCGGTACGAATGACCGCCGCGCTCGGCATGTACTGGATCATCACCGGCAAGCAGGACGAGGCGCTGGAGTGGTGCGAGATCGCCGGTGCGCTGCCCGGCCCGGCACCGGCCGCCGCGCGCGTGATCGTGCTGGTCGGCCGCCTGATGCCGCGATTCACCGAGGTCGACCAGGCGGCCGGGCCGGCCGAGATCCGCGCGCTGCTGGACGGGCTCGGCGACGCGGACCGGGGCCATCCGTTCCTGGCGCTGATCGAGGCCGGCCTGCCGATCTACGCGGAGGACATGCCGGCCGCGCTGGCGGTGATCGACCGGCACCTGGCCGGGCCGGACCCGTGGCTGCGCGCCATGATGCACCTGATCCGGTCGCACGTGCGGGAGAACGACGGCGATCCGGCCGGCCGCCGGCACGAGCTGGAGACCGCGTCCGGGATCTTCCGCGACCTCGGGGAGCGGATGGGGCTCGCGGGCTCGCTGACCGAGCTGTCCGAGGCGCTGTCGTTGGCGGGTGAGTTCGACGCGGCGCTGGCCGTACTGGACGAGTCGATCTCGCTGCTGCGCACGCTGAACGTGACCGACGACGTGGCTCACCAGCGCATCTGGCGTGCGCTGATCGCGGCGCGCACGGGCGGCCCGGAGCACGCGCGGGCCGAGTTCGAGGCGGTGCTGACCGAGTGCGACCTGTCCGGCTCGCTGCGCGCGCAGTCGTTCGCGAACGTGACGTTCGGCGCCGCGTTCGCCGCGCTCGGCGACCTTGACCGGGCCGAGGCGCGACTGCTGCGGTCGCGCGAGCTGATGGCCGCGGCCCGCACCGCACCGCCGCAGATCGACGTGCTGATCGGCTGCGGGCTGGCGGTGATCGCGGCGCAGCGCGGCGATGCGGAGCCGGCTGCGGCGATGATCCCGGGCCTGGTGGCGGCCGCGCGGCGCATCGCGGACGTCCCGGTGCTGGCCCGGGCCGGGGTGACGCTCGCGTTCGTGCGCCGCGCGCAGGGTCGCCCGGCAGAGGCCGCGGAGCTGCTCGGGGCGGCGGAGACGATCCGGGGCGGCCCGGACCGGCTGAGCCTGGACATCGCGATGCTCACCGACGGGCTGACCGCGGAGCTGGGGGCGGCCGCGTTCGCGGAGGCGGTCGCGCGCGGCCTCGCCCTGTCCCGCGAGGCCGCGGTCGCGTTGCTGCCGTGATCCCCATCGCCCTACGTCCGTGATCCAGGCGTCACTCATGTCGTTCTAAACGCTTGGATCACGGAGAGGGCGGTGGCAGGCGGCACAGCGGCGGGCCGTGGCAGGCGGCACAGCGGCGGGCCGTGACAGGCGGCACGGCGGCGGGCCGTGACAGGCGGCACAACGGTAAGTGCCACCGGGCGGTTCGCCGAGTACAAGTGATGAGGTACAGACTGGGAGCCGGGTGTAAACACGGCAGGACGGAGATCGCGGCGATGGACAGGCGTACCGACGTCATCGAGGACCTGATGGCAAGGTTCCCGCACATCCCGAAAGAGGCCGTCATCAAGGAGGACCTGCTCCGCGGCGGCGTCGCCTTCGACGGCTCGATGCTGACCGACGGCGACGAGGGCGAGGTCAAGCCGAAGTCGTACTTCATCTTCTCGTTCGACCACCGCACGCTGCCGGAGTTGGGCGAGGCCGCGCTGCGCCGCCCGCCGGAGGAGATCATCCTGACCGGCGGGCCGTACGATCTGCGCCGCACCGTGGTCTCGGTCCGGGTCAATCCGGCCTCGCCGTACCGGATCGCGGCGGACGAGGAGGGGCGCGCGAAGCTGTTCCTGGACGGCCGCGCGATCTCCGACGTGGGCCTGCCGCCGATGCCGGACTATTACCGGCACACGCTGCGGAACGGTAAGTCGGTGATGGAGGTGGCGCCCACGATTCAGTGGGGTTACCTCATCTACCTGACCGTTTTCCGGGTCTGCCAGTACTTCGGCGCCAAGGAAGAATGCCAGTACTGCGACATCAACCACAACTGGCGTCAGCACAAGGCGGCCGGCCGTCCCTACACCGGTGTGAAGCCGGTGCAGGAGGTGCTGGAGGCGCTCGACATCATCGACAAGCACGACACGCTGGGCGCCTCGAAGGCGTACACGCTGACCGGCGGCTCGGTCACGTCCAAGGTGGACGGCCTGGCCGAGGCGGACTTCTACGGCCGTTACGCGAAGGCGATCGAGGAGCGGTTCCCCGGGCGCTGGATCGGCAAGGTGGTCGCGCAGGCGCTTCCCAAGGAGGACGTGCAGCGTTTCTACGACTACGGCGTGCGCATTTACCACCCCAATTACGAGGTGTGGGACAAGCGGTTGTTCGAGCTGCACTGCCCGGGCAAGGAGCGTTATGTCGGCCGCGAGGAATGGCACCGCCGCATTCTCGACTCGGCGGAGATCTTCGGCCCGCGCAACGTGATTCCGAACTTCGTGGCCGGAATCGAGATGGCGGCGCCGGCCGGTTTCGCGACGCCGGAGCAGGCGGTCGACTCGACCGGCGAGGGCCTGGAGTACTTCATGTCGCGGGGCATCCTGCCGCGCTTCACCACCTGGTGCCCGGAGCCGACGACGCCACTGGGCCAGATGAACCCGGAGGGCGCTCCGCTGGAGTACCACATTCGGCTGCTGGACCGGTACCGCGCGGTGATGGACGCGAACGGTCTGCTGCCGCCGCCCGGCTACGGCCCGCCCGGTGCTGGCAACGCGGTCTTCTCGGTGAGCTCGTTCATGGACACGCTCCCAGCGGACACCGCGATCGCGGATGAGACGCCCGCACAGGTGTAAAAAGCCATAAAACACGAGAAAGCCGGCAACCCGGGAACGGGTGGCCGGCTTTTTCGTGCGCGCGTCTCGTGACCGACGCGGTAAGACGGATTTTCACGGACCGGGGCGCGGGAGTGCGGGCGACCAAGCCTGAGTTGCCGGCCGTACCCTCATGGATTTCGATCTTGTTAAGACTTGAAACGGCATGCTGACCGCGAGTAACCATGCCGTGAGCAGCGTTTATGCAGCTCGCTGCGGCTCTTTAGGGTCCTTTTAGCACGTCGGCGTGAACGTACCGTGACTGCGCGCTCGGTAACGGTTTGAAAACTTCAACCGAAGTCTTGACACAAGGGGGGCGTCAGTAAGAAGTTTTACCACCAAACAGTAAACATTCTTTTCGGAGGAGCGTTGATGACGGAGGTGCACACCACCGCGGTCCCTGCGGTGACGGACGCCTCCGCGCGGGAGGGTGGCGTCCTGGTGCGCGTGCGCTCGCGGCTGCCGGAGTTCACCGGCGCGCTGCAGCGGGTCGCGGAACAGGTGCTCGCCGACCCCGCCGTCGCGGCCCGGTCCACGATCGTGGAACTGGCCGAGCGCAGCGGCACCTCTCCGGCGACGATCACCCGGTTCTGCCGCGCCCTCGGCTTCGAGGGCTACGCGGACCTGCGGCTGGACATCGCGGCCGAGACCGGCAGGGCCCGCGCGGCGGGCTGGACGGTCGACATCGGGCGCGAGATCCAGCCGGGCGACCCGCTCGGGCGCGTGCTCGACCAGCTGATGGCCGCGGACACCCGGGCGATGCAGGACACTGCCGCGCTTCTCGACCTGGGCGAGGTGGAGCGCGCGGCGGCCGCGATCGCCACCGCGAACCGGGTCAACATCTTCGGCGCCAGCGGAAGCGCGCTGGTCGGCGAGGAGTTCCAGTTCAGCCTGCACCGCATCGGCGTGCCGGCCTGGGCCTGGACCGACGTGCACAACGGGCTGGCCAGCGCGGCGCTGATGCGGGACGGCGACGTCGCGCTGGGCATCTCGCACAGCGGGCAGACCCGCGAGACGATCGAGATGCTGGCCGAGGCCGGCAGTCACGGTGCGACCACCGTGGCCCTGACCAGTTTCCCGCGCGCGCCGCTGGCGGAGCTGGCCGACATAGTCCTGCTGACCGCGACGCAGGCCACCACGTTCCGGCCGGACGCGCTCTCCGCGCGGCACCCGCAGCTGGTCGTGCTGGACCTGCTCTACATCGCGGTCGCGCAGCGGACCACCGAACGTTCCCACGCGGCCTTTCAGCGCACCGCCCGGGCAGTCGACGGGCACAAGGGCCGCAAAGAGTAGAAACCCTCCGCCCCAGGTATGTAGTTCGTCATCAAGGAGCTGCGACACCATGTCTGACAACGACCTCACCCGCCGGACAGTGCTCCGCCGGACCGCGGCCGCCGGCCTGATGGCCACGCCGGCCATGGGATTCCTCTCCGCCTGCGTCACCGGTGGTGGCGAGGAGGAGCCGGCCGACCAGGCGGAAGGCGAGAAGAACGCGGAGAACCCGCTCGGCGTGGACGGCAACGCCCCGCTCGAGGTGGTCATCTTCAACGGCGGCTACGGCGAGAAGTACGCCACCGACGTGCACGAGCCGCTGTACAAGGCGAAGTTCCCGAACGCGCAGATCAAGCACTCCGCCACCCAGGAGATCGCGACCACGCTGCAGCCGCGGTTCGCCGGTGGCACCCCGCCGGACTTCGTGAACAACTCCGGCACCAAGTTCATGGACTTCGGCACGCTGATCCAGGACGGCCAGCTGCAGGACCTCACCGAGCTGTTCGCGGCCCCGTCCGTGGACGACCCGGCGAAGAAGGTCTCGGACACGCTGGTCGCCGGCACCGTCGAGTCCGGCACGTACAACGGCAAGCCGTTCGTGCTGAACTACGTCTTCACGGTCTACGGCCTGTGGTACTCGGAGAAGCTGTTCAAGGACAAGGGCTGGACCGTTCCCGCCACCTGGGCCGACTTCACCAAGCTGCTCGACACGATCAAGGCCGCGGGCATCACGCCGTACGCGTACGCCGGCAAGAACGCGCCGTACTACCAGTACCTGGTGATCCTCGCCTCGGCCGCCAAGGCGGGTGGCCCGGACATCCTGAAGAACATCGACAACCTGGCCGACGGCGCGTGGACCGCCCCCGCGGTCAAGGCCGCCGCGGCGCAGTGGGCCGAGATCGGCGCCAAGTACATGGACAAGGCCGACGAGGGTCTGATCCACACCGAGGTGCAGCTCAAGCAGAACCAGGGCAAGGTCGCGTTCTACCCGTCCGGTTCGTGGCTGGAGGCCGAGCAGGCCGCCTCCACGCCGGAGGGCTTCAACTACGCGGTCATGCCGGTCCCGGCCGGCGCGTCGGACACGCTGCCGACCGGCCTCTACGCGACCGCGGGCGAGCCGTACTTCGTCTCCGCCAAGGGCACCAACCCGCGCGGCGGCATGGAGTACATGCGGCAGATGCTGTCGACCAAGGGCGCGAAGGGCTTCATCGAGCTCAACAAGTCGCTGACCGCCGTCGCCGGCGCGGAGGAGGGCATCCAGCTCTCGCCCGGTCTGACCAGTGCCTCCGCGGTGCTGAAGGCGGCCGGTGCGGGCGTCTTCTCCTACCGCTTCGACAGCTGGTACAAGGAGCTCGACACCGAGCTGCGCACCGCCACCAACGCGCTGATGTTCGGCCGGGAGAACGCGGACCAGTTCTGCGAGCGGATGCAGAAGAAGGCCGACGCGATCAAGGCCGACTCGTCGATCACGAAGTTCTCTCGCTGATGTTCGCCGGGCGGGGCGTCCTTCTCGGGCGTCCCGCCCACCTTTCCTGAGGATCTGGTCCACATGCGGCACGGCAAGTACCCGTTCGTCATCGGGTTCCTCGCGGCCCCCGTGACGATCTACGTCGTCTTCGTCATCGCGCCGTACGCGCAGGCGTTCTACATGGCGCTGACGAACTGGCGAGGGCTGTCTCCCGGCAGGTTCGTCGGCCTGGAGAACTTCACGCGGCTGTTCCAGGACGACGTGTTCTGGAAGGCGTTGCAGCACCACGGGATCCTGCTGCTCGCCCTGCCGCTGATCACGATCGTCATCGCGCTCTTCCTCGCGTTCATGCTCAACGTCGGCGGCGGCTCCCAGAAGGGGGTGATGACCGGCGTCTGGGGCTCCAAGTTCTACCGCGTGGTCTTCTTCCTCCCGCAGGTGCTGGCGGTCGCGATCCTGGGCGTGCTGTTCCAGGCGATCTACCGCCCGGACGGCTCCGGCATGATCAACAGCCTGGTCGCCAAGGTCGGGCTGGAGCCGATCGGCTTCCTGATCAACCCGGACCTGGCACTGTGGTCGATCATCGCGGTGCTGGTCTGGCAGGCCGTCGGCTTCTACGTCGTGCTCTTCTCGGCCGGCATGTCCAACATCCCGAAGGACATCTACGAGGCCGCGATGCTGGACGGCGCCACCCGGATGAGCATGTTCTTCCGGGTCACGCTGCCGCTGCTCTGGGACACGCTGCAGGTCGCCTGGGTCTACCTCGGCATCGCCGCGTTCGACGCGTTCGCCATCGTGCAGACGCTCTCGGTCGACCAGGGCGGGCCGGACGGCTCCACCACCGTGATCGGCATGGAGATCTACCGGAACGCGTTCACCTACTCCAAGTACGGCTACGCGTCCGCGATGGGCGTGGCGCTCTTCTTCCTGACCATCACGTTCGCCGCGCTCAGCCTCCGGGTCAGCCGGCGCGAATCCGTGGAGATGTGAGGGCTGTCATGGCTGTCGATACCGTCAAGCCCGCCGCCGCGTCCAGCGCCGCCCCGTCCCCGGAGAAGACCCGGCGCGAGGTCAACCTCCTGGCAGGATTCGGCCACGCGTTCCTCGCGGTCTGGGCGCTGCTCATCATCGCGCCGCTGGTCTGGACGTTCCTGGCCTCGTTCAAGACCAACGAGGAGATCTTCGGCGATGCCTGGACGATGCCGGGCGCACTCCGCCTCGACAACTGGGCCCGCGCCTGGTCCGAGGCGCACGTCGGCCAGTACTTCCTGAACAGCGTGTTCGTGGTCGCACTCAGCACCGCCGGCACCATGCTGCTCGGCGCGATGGCCGCCTACGTCCTGGCCCGCTACAGCTTCTGGGGCAACCGGGCGATCTACTACCTGTTCGTCTCCGGGCTGGCGTTCCCGGTCTTCCTGGCGCTGGTCCCGCTCTTCTTCGTGGTCCGCAACCTGGGGCTGCTCAACTCGTACGTCGGCCTGATCCTGGTCTACATCGCGTACTCGCTGCCGTTCACCGTGTTCTTCCTGGCCGCGTTCTTCAAGTCGCTGCCGAACTCGGTGGCGGAGGCCGCCACGATGGACGGCGCGTCACACACGCGCCTGTTCTTCCAGGTCATGATGCCGATGGCCCGCTCCGGCCTGATCAGCATCACGATCTTCAACGTGATCGGCCAGTGGAACCAGTACCTGTTGCCGCTCGCGCTGTTGCAGGGCGAGGGCGCGGAGGAGAAGTGGGTGCTCACCCAGGGCATCGCGAACATCTCCACCAGCGCCGGCTTCGACGCGGACTGGGGCGGCCTCTTCGCCGCGCTCACGATGGCCATCCTCCCGATGATCGTCATCTACGCCATCTTCCAGCGCCAGATCCAGTCCGGCCTGACCTCGGGCGCGGTCAAGTAAGCGCTTCCGCTTTCGGCATGGGGACGGCTCACCGGCCGTCCCCATGTCCTTTTTGGCCTCCGGCCCAGAATCCTCCAGTGCATTTCCCGCTTCCGGCGCGGTGCGGCCCGCATGCTCGGAGCGGGCAAACCGCGCGGAGGCCGGCGACTCCGCCAGCGCTCCGCTCCGGCCGCCGCGGCGAAGCCGGTGACATCGCTGGTCACCCCACCCCACGCGATTTCCTTTCGCTTCCGCAGCCCTCGCACATCCCGAAACCGAACCAGGAGGCTTATTCAGCGCAGCGAACCGGCACCGCGTCGCCGCAGGCCGCGCGGTCTGACGAGGGCGGCGCTGAATAAGCCTCCAGGGATCGCACCTCTGCGCGTCTGTCCGGAATTTTGCGACATGCGCGTAGTGGTGGAGCCTCGTGTCGGCCGAGGCGCTGGTCATGCCCCCTGTTCGTGAATTCGCGCTCGATCGACGGTTGAGTGAACACCGGGAGGCTTAGTGCTCGCCGAGGAACACTTGGTCTGTCCGGCCAGGCACTGAGGCATATTCAGCGGGGCCAGCCGACGCCGCGTCGCCGCAGGCCGGCACTGAGGCTTATTCAGCGGGGCCAGCCGACGCCGCGTCGCCGCAGGCCGGCACTGAGGCTTATTCAGCGTCGCCCTCGTCAGGCGGCCCGGCCTGCGGCAGCGCGGCGTTGGCTCGCCGCGCTGAATAAGCCTCACTGCCGACGCGCTGAATAAGCCTCAATCCCTTGCCAGGAACGGCTCCGCTGACCCCGGGAACCAAGTTATTCCCCCGCGACCCCATATCAAGAGGCTTATTCAGCAGGGCTGAGTCGGCGCCGCGTCGCCGCAGGCCAGCGCTGCCGGATCGCTACACGCTGAATAACCCTCCAAGCAGCAATTCTGAAGAAGTGAGGCA
Coding sequences within it:
- a CDS encoding carbohydrate ABC transporter permease: MRHGKYPFVIGFLAAPVTIYVVFVIAPYAQAFYMALTNWRGLSPGRFVGLENFTRLFQDDVFWKALQHHGILLLALPLITIVIALFLAFMLNVGGGSQKGVMTGVWGSKFYRVVFFLPQVLAVAILGVLFQAIYRPDGSGMINSLVAKVGLEPIGFLINPDLALWSIIAVLVWQAVGFYVVLFSAGMSNIPKDIYEAAMLDGATRMSMFFRVTLPLLWDTLQVAWVYLGIAAFDAFAIVQTLSVDQGGPDGSTTVIGMEIYRNAFTYSKYGYASAMGVALFFLTITFAALSLRVSRRESVEM
- a CDS encoding carbohydrate ABC transporter permease — translated: MAVDTVKPAAASSAAPSPEKTRREVNLLAGFGHAFLAVWALLIIAPLVWTFLASFKTNEEIFGDAWTMPGALRLDNWARAWSEAHVGQYFLNSVFVVALSTAGTMLLGAMAAYVLARYSFWGNRAIYYLFVSGLAFPVFLALVPLFFVVRNLGLLNSYVGLILVYIAYSLPFTVFFLAAFFKSLPNSVAEAATMDGASHTRLFFQVMMPMARSGLISITIFNVIGQWNQYLLPLALLQGEGAEEKWVLTQGIANISTSAGFDADWGGLFAALTMAILPMIVIYAIFQRQIQSGLTSGAVK